Proteins encoded by one window of Cydia splendana chromosome 14, ilCydSple1.2, whole genome shotgun sequence:
- the LOC134796946 gene encoding acyl-CoA Delta(11) desaturase-like, producing the protein MAPNLKDKDFLQADKKIQERLKPKAVKREYTILYHVVLLLAYLHIAALYGVYLLFTSAKWATVVFNTLIFVTGSYGISAGVHRLWSHRAYKAKMPLQIMLMLMHTMTGQTTVINWARDHRVHHKYCDTDADPYSSVKGLFFSHIGWLLVKRHPECLQKGKEIDISDLLQNPVLRFQKKFYAILNPLMVFILPTLIPMCFWNESLSNAFHVHLVIIMLGANVTFCLNSIAHAYGNKPYDKNISATKIVPLSFMSSGEGYHNFHHAFPFDYRSSEFGNDYINFSTHFIDFFARIGWAYDLKYTTPDMIAKRVSRTGDGTHHRGE; encoded by the exons ATGGCACCTAATTTGAAAGACAAGGATTTTCTACAAGCAGACAAGAAAATACAGGAACGGCTAAAGCCGAAGGCAGTGAAGCGGGAATACACTATATTGTACCATGTGGTACTACTCCTCGCATATCTACACATCGCAGCACTGTACGGAGTGTACTTGCTATTTACTTCCGCTAAATGGGCCACTGTAGTATTCA ATACTTTGATCTTCGTAACCGGAAGTTATGGTATCTCGGCGGGCGTGCACCGGCTCTGGTCCCACCGCGCCTATAAGGCCAAGATGCCGCTGCAGATTATGCTGATGCTGATGCATACAATGACTGGCCAGACCACCGTCATCAACTGGGCTAGGGATCACAG AGTGCACCACAAGTACTGCGACACTGATGCCGATCCATACAGCTCAGTGAAAGGACTATTTTTCTCACACATTGGCTGGTTATTGGTAAAGAGACACCCGGAATGCCTTCAAAAGGGAAAAGAAATAGACATATCGGATCTACTGCAAAATCCGGTATTACGGTTTCAGAAGAA ATTCTATGCAATCCTGAATCCTTTGATGGTGTTCATACTCCCGACACTGATACCAATGTGCTTCTGGAATGAATCCCTATCCAACGCGTTCCACGTTCATCTCGTCATAATCATGCTCGGCGCCAATGTTACTTTTTGTCTCAATAGCATCGCGCACGCGTACGGCAATAAACCCTACGACAAAAATATATCGGCTACAAAAATTGTACCCTTGTCGTTTATGTCATCCGGAGAGGGATATCACAACTTCCACCACGCTTTTCCATTTGACTACCGATCCTCTGAATTTGGAAATGATTATATAAATTTTTCAACTCATTTTATAGATTTCTTTGCGCGGATCGGTTGGGCTTATGATTTGAAATACACGACCCCTGATATGATTGCGAAAAGAGTGAGTAGAACCGGGGACGGAACTCATCATCGGGGCGAGTAA
- the LOC134797153 gene encoding uncharacterized protein LOC134797153, giving the protein MMLVKQVALVCVLALVVAAEKKIELQDIEDDNLKSEKEKDLDQKSEPRSQTVIPGTAPGLLPLEFFKNGLLSYFENPNPVQQPRYVQQYAVTEPPEKPPTQIASPKSQYGAPSTQQAMVGYLSNVPMQIYLVPQYYNENGEQAANSQPGVQYAAPVVSRVNAYPTAPEAIQPPQNFIEVPAYVTPTGKTYIQQPYAYVSYAAPSTVAPVQATVAPMVYQVPVVQYPTAIAAPPVAPKGYYQNPQFTETNNVEEVQENEIENPKEYSSQTDQPYPKQIPEYPRYYSSHAPLREDPRHNVISELPPPNPLLLKGPPSHLSHLPKALPIFRPLSKPVYAAGGNFISSAYSPKPSESFGIPYKRRPMSLLESYVPSGVQLEYMKRGYAKDPIAAYEALSSHRHYSHYPAPRHYERGFLPNQMYHTAAGGITFGHLKRTPKLDKSSQN; this is encoded by the exons ATGATGTTAGTGAAGCAG GTTGCCCTTGTGTGCGTCCTGGCCCTCGTTGTCGCAGCTGAGAAGAAAATCGAGTTGCAAGACATCGAAGATGACAATTTAAAAAGTGAAAAAGAAAAGGACTTGGATCAGAAATCAGAACCTCGCTCACAAACTGTGATTCCAGGCACTGCGCCTGGATTATTACCGCTGGAATTCTTCAAAAATGGCCTTCTAAGTTATTTTGAAAATCCAAACCCGGTTCAGCAGCCCAGATATGTTCAGCAATATGCAGTGACTGAGCCACCAGAAAAACCTCCAACGCAAATTGCATCTCCTAAATCTCAGTACGGAGCACCTTCTACTCAGCAAGCAATGGTTGGCTATCTATCCAATGTCCCTATGCAAATATATCTAGTCCCACAGTATTACAATGAGAATGGTGAGCAGGCAGCTAATAGTCAGCCGGGAGTTCAATACGCTGCGCCAGTAGTCAGTCGAGTCAACGCCTACCCTACAGCACCAGAAGCAATACAGCCTCCACAAAATTTTATAGAGGTTCCAGCCTACGTAACCCCAACGGGAAAAACGTATATCCAGCAACCATATGCTTACGTGAGCTATGCTGCTCCGTCTACTGTGGCTCCCGTGCAGGCTACCGTTGCACCAATGGTATACCAAGTGCCGGTGGTACAGTACCCAACCGCTATAGCCGCACCTCCCGTTGCGCCTAAAGGATATTATCAGAACCCCCAATTCACCGAAACAAATAATGTTGAAGAAGTTCAAGAAAACGAAATCGAAAATCCAAAAGAATATTCAAGTCAGACAGATCAGCCTTACCCTAAACAGATTCCTGAATATCCACGATATTATTCCTCTCACGCTCCTCTTAGGGAAGATCCGCGGCACAATGTAATTTCTGAGCTTCCCCCACCGAACCCATTGCTCCTGAAAGGCCCACCGTCGCATTTATCCCACCTTCCTAAAGCATTGCCGATATTCCGTCCCTTATCAAAGCCAGTGTATGCTGCTGGAGGTAACTTTATCTCGTCAGCATATTCACCTAAACCGAGCGAAAGTTTTGGTATTCCCTATAAGCGAAGACCTATGTCTCTGCTTGAATCGTATGTACCCTCAGGGGTTCAGTTGGAATACATGAAGAGAGGCTACGCCAAGGACCCCATTGCAGCTTACGAAGCACTGTCCAGTCACCGGCATTACTCCCACTATCCTGCGCCTAGACATTACGAAAGAGGTTTCCTCCCCAACCAGATGTACCATACTGCTGCTGGAGGCATCACTTTCGGACACTTGAAAAGGACACCGAAGTTAGATAAATCATCACAAAATTAA